CCGGGCTGGCGCACCGCGTCGGCCACTTGCGTAATGGCCTTGGCGGTGGCTTCGGCGATCGCCAGCACCGCCGCGGCCTCGCCCTGGGCCTGGTTGATCTGGGCCTGCTTCTCGCCTTCCGAGCGGGCGATGGCGGCTTCACGTTCGCCGGTGGCGATGTTGATCTGTTCCTGGCGGCGGCCTTCCGAGGCCGCGATCAGCGCGCGCTTTTCACGCTCGGCGGTGATCTGCGCCTGCATCGAGCGCAGGATCTCGTTGGGCGGCGTCAAGTCCTTGATTTCATAGCGCAGCACCTTCACGCCCCAGTTCAGCGCGGCCTCGTCGAGCGACGACACGATGGTGCTGTTGATGGCGTCGCGTTCCTCGAAGGTGCGGTCCAGTTCCATCTTGCCGATCACCGAGCGCAGCGTGGTCTGCGCCAGCTGTGTGATGGCCGAGATGTAGTTGGACGAGCCGTACGAGGCGCGCATCGGGTCGGTCACCTGGAAGTACAGCACGCCGTCCACCTGCAATTGGGTATTGTCGCGCGTGATGCAGACCTGGCTCGGCACGTCCAGCGGGATTTCCTTGAGCGAGTGCTTGTAGGAAACGCGCTCGATGAACGGGATCACGAAGCCGGCGCCCGGCGACAGTACGCGGTCGAACTTGCCCAGCCGCTCGACCACCCAGGCATGCTGCTGGGGGACGATGGCGATCGCCCTGATGACGATCAGGATCGCCAGCGCGACGATGACGAGCAGGACGATGGTGGAGTTATCGATCATGGTGTGGTGCCTCTTCTGGGGTGAATGCGATGACGCGCCTGCCCGCGAAAGTCAGGGCGCCTGCTGCGGCCGGCCCGTCTGCGCGGGTCCGGGTCCTGCCTTGGAACGGGCCGGCGCGCGAAGGCACGAAGCCTTCCACGCCGCCACGCCCTAGCGCGTGGCGCCGGTCGCGTCCCCCTTGGGAGTCAGGACCAGGCGCGTGCCGCGCATTTCGGTGATGATGTGTTCGCCGCCGTGGGCCGGCTGCCCCTCGGCCAGTTCCGCCTGCCAGTGCGCGCCGCGGTACCAGACGCGCGCGGTGCCGTCCTGGCTCCAGGCTTCCACCTTGACGGTCTGGCCGATGTCCAGGTTGACGTCGGCGTTGCGCGAGGCGTCGACCTCGCGCTTTTTCAGGACGCGCGTCTTGCGCAGCACCAGCAGGCCCAGCAGCAGCACGACGCCGCACGCCACCAGCTGCCATTCCAGGCCCGCCAGCAGCCAGGCGGCGACGCCGCCCGCGGCCAATCCCAGCGCCACCAGCAGCAAGTAGAAGGTTCCCGTCGCCAGTTCGCCAATGAGCGCCAGCGCGGCCAGCCCTAACCAAATCCACATAGTTACGTTCGCCTGAAAGGATGAGTCGGTCAGCGGATTGTACGTATTTCCATGACGCCGCGGTGACACCCCCGCCGACCCCGGACAATCGGCTGGATTATGATGTGCGCTGGCTGCAGTCCCCGGCCCCAGCATTTTCCACGCATACACCCCAATGACCGCTGCAATCTCCTCCGCCCGTCCCGTTCTCATCCTGCACACGGGCGACCCGGACGATACGCTCAAAAGCCAGTTCGGCGGCTATGCCGAACAGCTGGCGCGGGCCTCCGGCCTGACGCCGGACGCCCTCGAGGTCGTGGCCGTCCACGCCGGCGAACGCCCGCGCGTGCCAGACCAGTACCGCGCCGCCCTGATCACCGGCTCGCCCGCCATGGTCTCCGACCTGGAACCCTGGAGCGAGGACACCGCCGCCTGGCTGCGCGAGGCCGCCGCGGCCGGCCTGCCGATGTTCGGCATCTGCTACGGCCACCAGCTGCTGGCGCACGCGCTGGGCGGCAAGGTGGGCTACAACCCCGCCGGCCGCGAAGTCGGCACCCAGACGGTCGAGCTGCTGCCCGCCGCCGCCGGCGACAGGCTGCTGGCCGGCCTGCCGCCCACCTTCCCGGCCCAGATGCTGCACGCGCAGACCGTGCTGCAGCTGCCGCCCGGCGCCGCCGTGCTGGCGCGTTCCGACCTGGACCCGCACCAGATGATCCGCATCGGCCGCAACATCTTCTCGACCCAGTTCCACCCCGAATTCGGCCCCGATTTCGTGCGCGCCCATCTGGAACGCTTCGGCCGCCGCTACGCCGCCGAGAATCTCGACGTGCCCGGCCTGTCCGCCAACGTGCGCGCCACCCCGGTGTCGGGCGAGCTGGTGCGCCGCTTCCTGGACGCCTACGCGCCCGCCTGAGGCCCGGCCTGGGGCGCGCCGCCCCGGGCAACAACCGGAGTGCGGCACGGGCCGGCCTTTGAGAACATTGTCGAAAGCGCGCGAACCGGCGCGCCCCTGGAGCCCGACATGACCCACGCCGCCCCCTTGAGCAAACAGCACGCCGCCGCCGTCGAACGCGCCTGCCGGGCGCTGGAGGCCGAGCAGCCGCCCGACCTGAACACGCTGGCCGAACAGGCCGGCATGAGCCGCTTCCACTTCCACCGCATCTTCAAGGCCGCCACCGGCATCACGCCCAAGGCCTACGCCAACGCGCTGCGCGCCGACCGCGCCCGCCAGCAGCTGCGCCAGAGCGCCAGCGTCACCGACGCCATGTACGGCGCCGGCTTCAACTCCAGCGGCCGCTTCTACGAGGCCGCGCCGGCCATCCTGGGCATGACGCCCACCGCCTTCCGCAAGGACGGCGCAGGCGTCGAGATCCGCTTCGCCGTGGGCCAGTGCGCGCTCGGCGCGCTGCTGGTCGCGGCCAGCGACACCGGCATCTGCGAAATCGCGCTGCACGAGGATCCCGAACAGCTGGTGCGCGACCTGCAGGACCGCTTCAAGGCGGCCCGGCTGATCGGCGCCGACCACGAATTCGAGCAATGGATGGCGGCGGTGGTCGGCTTCGTCGAGAACCCGTCGGTGGGCCTGCACCTGCCCCTGGACGTGCGCGGCACCGCCTTCCAGCGCCGCGTCTGGGAGGCGCTGCGCGAGATCCCGGTGGGCACCACGGTCACCTACACCGACGTCGCCGAACGCATCGGCTCGCCGCGTTCGGTGCGCGCGGTGGCGCGGGCCTGCGCCACCAACAACATCGCGCTGGCGATTCCCTGCCACCGCGTGGTGCGCACCGACGGCTCGCTGGCCGGCTACCGCTGGGGCATCGAGCGCAAGCGCGAACTGATCGAACGCGAGGCCAAGGCGGCCTGAAGCAAGCAGCGCGTCATGGCCGCGGGCGCGGCGCAGCCCGCCTCGGCCCGGCATCGCATGCCACGGCAGGGAACCCCGGTATAATTGAGAAACGTTGTCAATCGTATTTGACTGATTCTCACCCGGGCCATTCCGCCCGCCGGCTTTCCATGAACGTGCCCGTTGGCGACATCTCCGCCCTCTACCAAGCCGAAGTGCGGCGCCTGCGCGCCATCGTGCGCCGCATCGTGGGCAGCCAGGGCGCGGCCGAGGATGTCGTGCAACAGGCCTTCACCAACCTGCTGCGCGTGGGCGCCCCGCCCACCCAGGTCAATGCCGGCTATATCACCCGGGCGGCCCACAACCTGGCCCTGAACCACCTGCGCGACGCGCGCAGGCGGGCGCAGATGGAACTGACCGGCCTGGAACTCGAGCACATCCCCGATCCCCGGCCCACGCCGGAAATGATCGTGATGTACCGGCGCGAGCTGGAGCGCCTGCTGCAAGCCATCGCGGCGCTGCCCGAACGCCGGCGCCAGGCTTTCGTGCTCAAGCGCCTCGAGGGCCTGTCCTATGACGAGATCGCCGAGCGCATGGGGACCAGCCGCAATACCGTGATCTCGCAGGTCGTGGCCGCCATGGCGCAACTGGATGCCGCGCTGGAGCCCGCCTGAGCCATGGCCGCCCCCGCCCAGGATCCGGTTTATCTGGCCGCCCTCGAATGGCTCGCGCGGCTGAACGACGAGGACGCCACCGAACAGGATCGCCGCGCGTTCGCCGGCTGGCTGGACGCGGATCCGGCCCACCCCGCCGCCTATGCGCGGGCGCAGGCGCTGTGGAACCGCTTCGACGCGGTCCGTCCCGCCGTCGACCGCATGCACCGGCGCCGCGCCATGCTGGGCGTGCTGGCGGCCGCCTTGACCGTTCCCGCGCTGTATGCGTTGTCGCGCCTGCACCTGCTGGCGGACTATCGCACCGGCATCGGCGAACGGCGCCGCATCGTTCTCGCCGACGGCAGCACGCTGGAACTGGGCAGCGACACCGCCTTGTCGGTCCGTTTCGACAGCCACCAACGCCAATTGACCCTGCATCGCGGCCAGGCCTACTTCCAGGTCGCCGCCGACGCCGCGAGGCGCTTTTCCGTGCGGGCCGGCCAGGGGATCAGCACGGCGCTCGGCACGCAATTCGACGTCAAGCTGCTGGACGACATCGTCACCGTGTCGGTCACCGAGCATGCGGTCGCGGTGCGGCCGCGCCCCGACGCGCCACCCGTTACCCTCGAGGCAGGCTGGCAGATGCGATACGGCGTCTCGGGCGGCGCCGCGCCCACGCGCTTCGACCAGGCGGCCGCGCTGGCCTGGCGCCAGGATCGCCTGGTGTTCAACGACGTGCCGCTGGCCACCGTGCTGGCCGAGCTGCAACGCTACCAGCGCGGCCCCATCTTCCTGATGGACGCGCGCGTCGGCGCCCTGCCGGTCACGGCCGCCTTCCACACGGCGGATCCGCAAGAGGCCCTGCGCGGCCTGGCGGAAACCTTCCCGATCCGGCTGCGCGTCGTGGCGGGCTACGCCACCCTGGTCTACGCGCGCTGACCACCTCAAAACATTTAGTTACCAACTACCCGCCCGCTTCGATCATCAGTTTCCGCGCGCCCGGTGTTTGACAGGGGGAGGACGCGCAATTCGCCGTCGCGATATCGAAACACGAACAAGGGCAAACCGCATATGTCGGCCGCACAACACCATTCCCTACGCCACCGCGCTGGCGCCTCTCTGCACACCGGCCGCCATGGCCTGCGCCGCCTGGCGGCCGCCCTGCTCGCGGCCACCGCCTGGACCGCGGGCCAGCCCGCCGCGCGGGCGCAGGCCGCTCCCGCCGCCACGCACCAACGCTTCGATATCCCCAGCCAGCCGCTGGCAAGCGCCCTGCTGTCCTATACCGCCTCCACGGGCCTGCAACTGGTCATGAGCGGCGACATCGCGCGTGACCGGACCGCCCCCGCACTGCGCGGCAGCTATACCCCCGATGAGGCCTTGACGCGCCTGCTGGCCGGCTCGGGCCTGGGCTGGCGCCACAGCGGCGACACCCTGATCGTGTCGCGGCTGCCCGCCGCCGCGAGCGACGCCACCACGCTCGCCCCCATCCGGGTGCAAGGCGCGAGCGAGACCGCCCGATACGTGGCCGACACCTCCGGCGCCGGCACCAAGACCGACGCCCGGCTGATCGAGACGCCGCAATCCATCTCGGTGGTGACGCGCCAGCAGATGGACGACCAGGCGGTGCAGAACGTGCGCCAGGCGTTGCGCTACACGCCCGGCCTGACCGCCGAATACCGCGGCGCCGGCGGCTCGCGCTACGACACGGTGATCTACCGCGGCTTTGGCGGCGGCATCAACTACGACTACGCCTATCTGGACGGGATGCGCCTGCTGGGCGCGAACTACGCCATCCCGCAGATCGACACCTACAACCTGGAACGCATCGAAGTGCTGCGCGGTCCGTCCTCCGTGCTGTTCGGCCAGGGCACCCCGGGTGGCCTGATCAACCTGGTCAGCAAGAAGCCCACCGCCACGCCGCTGCACGAGATCGAACTGCAAGCGGGCAGCCACAGCTTCGGCCAGGCCGCCTTCGACTTCGGCGGCCCGGTGGACGACGCCGGCAAGGTGCTCTACCGGCTGACCGGCATTGCCCACACCGGCAAGACCCAGATCGACCACCAGAAGGACGAGCGCGTGGCGATCGCGCCCGCGGTCACGTTCCGCCCCAACGCCGACACCTCGCTGACGCTCCTGGCGCAGTACCAGCATGATCCCTATGGCGGCTACTTTGGTTTCCTGCCGGCCGCGGGCACCGTCCAGGACCTGCCCGGCGGCGGCCGCATCGGCCGCCACTTCTTCGACGGGTCGCCGCGTTTCGACGAATTCAAGCGCACGCAGACGGCCCTGGGCTATCTGCTGGATCATCGCATCGACGCGGTCTGGTCGGTGCAGTCCAACCTGCGCTACATGCAGATGAAAACGGACTACAAGAGCGTCTACACCACGGGACTGAACGCCGCCGATCCGGCCAACCCGCTGCTGACGCGCCGCGCCATCGTCAATCACGCCAACATGGACGCCGTGACCGCC
The window above is part of the Achromobacter deleyi genome. Proteins encoded here:
- a CDS encoding glutamine amidotransferase, with translation MTAAISSARPVLILHTGDPDDTLKSQFGGYAEQLARASGLTPDALEVVAVHAGERPRVPDQYRAALITGSPAMVSDLEPWSEDTAAWLREAAAAGLPMFGICYGHQLLAHALGGKVGYNPAGREVGTQTVELLPAAAGDRLLAGLPPTFPAQMLHAQTVLQLPPGAAVLARSDLDPHQMIRIGRNIFSTQFHPEFGPDFVRAHLERFGRRYAAENLDVPGLSANVRATPVSGELVRRFLDAYAPA
- a CDS encoding FecR family protein — encoded protein: MAAPAQDPVYLAALEWLARLNDEDATEQDRRAFAGWLDADPAHPAAYARAQALWNRFDAVRPAVDRMHRRRAMLGVLAAALTVPALYALSRLHLLADYRTGIGERRRIVLADGSTLELGSDTALSVRFDSHQRQLTLHRGQAYFQVAADAARRFSVRAGQGISTALGTQFDVKLLDDIVTVSVTEHAVAVRPRPDAPPVTLEAGWQMRYGVSGGAAPTRFDQAAALAWRQDRLVFNDVPLATVLAELQRYQRGPIFLMDARVGALPVTAAFHTADPQEALRGLAETFPIRLRVVAGYATLVYAR
- a CDS encoding TonB-dependent siderophore receptor; protein product: MSAAQHHSLRHRAGASLHTGRHGLRRLAAALLAATAWTAGQPAARAQAAPAATHQRFDIPSQPLASALLSYTASTGLQLVMSGDIARDRTAPALRGSYTPDEALTRLLAGSGLGWRHSGDTLIVSRLPAAASDATTLAPIRVQGASETARYVADTSGAGTKTDARLIETPQSISVVTRQQMDDQAVQNVRQALRYTPGLTAEYRGAGGSRYDTVIYRGFGGGINYDYAYLDGMRLLGANYAIPQIDTYNLERIEVLRGPSSVLFGQGTPGGLINLVSKKPTATPLHEIELQAGSHSFGQAAFDFGGPVDDAGKVLYRLTGIAHTGKTQIDHQKDERVAIAPAVTFRPNADTSLTLLAQYQHDPYGGYFGFLPAAGTVQDLPGGGRIGRHFFDGSPRFDEFKRTQTALGYLLDHRIDAVWSVQSNLRYMQMKTDYKSVYTTGLNAADPANPLLTRRAIVNHANMDAVTADNHAQARFNTGALAHTALFGIDYQRLGYREDQGMGAAPSLSINQPDYAAAIATPSITVRSKQTLDQLGLYAQDQVKLGQWTVLGGIRQDWAGNDRRNRINGDTTNQSDRAFTWRLGSVYEFDNGVAPYVSYSRSFQPVADADAQGNLFKPTKGEQYEAGIKYQPPGQDAFISAAVYQLTQSNVLTTDPANTNYSIQTGEVRSRGLELEGKASLTRNLDLLASYTLMDNVNTRSTTAQGKHPTYVSRHSANAWANYTFHGGALAGLSLGGGVRYVGSSYANADNTLKVSPFTVVDAAVRYDLGQAIPSLKGLTAAINASNLFDREYVSACATATKCFYGAGRTVIGTLTYRW
- a CDS encoding bifunctional transcriptional activator/DNA repair enzyme AdaA, with the translated sequence MTHAAPLSKQHAAAVERACRALEAEQPPDLNTLAEQAGMSRFHFHRIFKAATGITPKAYANALRADRARQQLRQSASVTDAMYGAGFNSSGRFYEAAPAILGMTPTAFRKDGAGVEIRFAVGQCALGALLVAASDTGICEIALHEDPEQLVRDLQDRFKAARLIGADHEFEQWMAAVVGFVENPSVGLHLPLDVRGTAFQRRVWEALREIPVGTTVTYTDVAERIGSPRSVRAVARACATNNIALAIPCHRVVRTDGSLAGYRWGIERKRELIEREAKAA
- a CDS encoding NfeD family protein — encoded protein: MWIWLGLAALALIGELATGTFYLLLVALGLAAGGVAAWLLAGLEWQLVACGVVLLLGLLVLRKTRVLKKREVDASRNADVNLDIGQTVKVEAWSQDGTARVWYRGAHWQAELAEGQPAHGGEHIITEMRGTRLVLTPKGDATGATR
- a CDS encoding RNA polymerase sigma factor, which codes for MNVPVGDISALYQAEVRRLRAIVRRIVGSQGAAEDVVQQAFTNLLRVGAPPTQVNAGYITRAAHNLALNHLRDARRRAQMELTGLELEHIPDPRPTPEMIVMYRRELERLLQAIAALPERRRQAFVLKRLEGLSYDEIAERMGTSRNTVISQVVAAMAQLDAALEPA
- a CDS encoding SPFH domain-containing protein; amino-acid sequence: MIDNSTIVLLVIVALAILIVIRAIAIVPQQHAWVVERLGKFDRVLSPGAGFVIPFIERVSYKHSLKEIPLDVPSQVCITRDNTQLQVDGVLYFQVTDPMRASYGSSNYISAITQLAQTTLRSVIGKMELDRTFEERDAINSTIVSSLDEAALNWGVKVLRYEIKDLTPPNEILRSMQAQITAEREKRALIAASEGRRQEQINIATGEREAAIARSEGEKQAQINQAQGEAAAVLAIAEATAKAITQVADAVRQPGGMEAVNLKVAERYVEAFGNVAKEGNTLILPANLADVGGMIASAMTIVKSTRNS